Sequence from the Rutidosis leptorrhynchoides isolate AG116_Rl617_1_P2 chromosome 3, CSIRO_AGI_Rlap_v1, whole genome shotgun sequence genome:
cccctaattgacgcgaatcctaaagatagatctatgggcctaacaaaccccattctagaatttgaaatgctttaatacttcgatttaaatggtgattgcgattgccaatatttatggcatacttgcgagtatgcaggggatattctatatgcattatgttaatgtcggttacaaggtgttcatcatacgaataatttttatacacttgcgaatgtaatgttatttatgaaaaatgaaatcttgtggtctattaaaatattgaaatgattgttatgataaacctatgaactcatcaaccttttggttgatacttttaagcatgtttattctcaggtatgaaagaattcttccgctgtgcatttgctcattttaaagatattacatggagtcgttcatggcatatttagatcagtacctcgcaatggaaccaaatgttgaagacttcgtccagttggattaggacgggccttcaCAATCTCCCCAAAAATGACCAAACGAGATCTTtttgagatccgagttctccaaccttagtTCGTACTAGAGTCCGTACGAATTCTAATTCTAGTGACCCACACATATTTTGTGTGAACTCACACAATTTTAAGTGAACTCACGCAAAGTCGGCTAGCTTGTGTTCGTAGAATTCTTAATTTGCACAGCGCGCGCAAACTTGTGCCAAGTCATTTACCGAGTACACATGAATATTTCTCGATCATGAATATTTCTCGATAATGTGCACGAATGGGGTATTGTTACATTTAAAAaaagtaataatacatattttatataaaaaaaaattagaaagtATATTTTCATCAATTTCtcattaaattaaaataattaatatcacAACCTAATAAAAAGACTAAAAAGGTAGTATGAAAAAGGAATAGAAAAAAGAAAGAAGGTCGGTTCCTTGCGCCCAACGTTCAGTTAGGTATGGATCCAAACCTAAGGTTTAAAAATAGGCTCGGTATTTTGTCTATACAACTATCACACAATACAAACGTAATTTCACACTTTGTTTGAGCGGATAAGAACAACTCCCTCCTTTCTCTCACAACTCATTTTCTCCACCCCGCCGCCTCCCAAATTTTTCCGTCAACCACTCCCCGTCGTCAAACTGGCGATCGTCAACCACGATTCCACCGTCGTCCGTGAAATCAAACCTAAAAACCGCCGTATTATGGTCCGTCTATACATACATTCGTTATTCTTATAGTCTATTCTAAATAGTCTTGTTAATCGTTGATTTGTGCATCTAATTTGAATGTTTTTTTATAATGTAGGGTGCTGGTGGacctgatgaagaagatgataaatGGCCGCCGTGGTTGAAACCATTACTTAGTGAAAGTTTCTTCGGTCAATGCAAATTGCACGCTGATTCACATAAATCTGAATGTAATATGTACTGTTTGGATTGTATTAATGGCCCTCTTTGCTCCGTGTGCCTCAATAATCATAAGGAACACCATGCTATCCAGGTTTATACTCATACATCTTATTTATTTcagttattttttaattttttaaaaatttgaaAATAATGTTTACgataaattataattaattaatttgaaAATTATTAAATTAAACGGACGATTGTACTCCTAATCAAGTAATTGCGTCGATTGATATACAGATTCGGAGATCATCGTATCACGATGTAATTAGGGTTTCTGAGATTCAAAAGCACTTGGATATAAATTCAGTACAGACGTACGTCATCAACAGTGCGAAAGTCGTGTTTCTGAACGAGCGGCCGCAGCCGCGGCCGGGAAAATGCGTTACGAACACTTGCGAAGTTTGTGACCGTAGTCTTCTGGATTCATTCCGTTTCTGCTCACTCGGTTGTAAGGTAAATGTAAATTCAAATTAGGTCAAAATTTGTTCATGTATCGTTTATACGTATCGAAATTGGTGATTTATTGATTGATTCTTATTGTAATTGGTGTAGATTGCTGGAACATCGGGGAAATTTGTTAAGACACGTAAGGTTTCGCCGGAAAATAAGCATTTGATGACGGCAGTTTCTGATTCAGAAGATTTATACGGCGGTCTCGGACGGCGAAGAAATAATTATGAGGAAAGAGTTCGTAGTTTTAGTCCGTCAACGCCGCCGTTAACGGCGGCTGTCGGAATGAGGACCGCGAAGAGAAGAAAGGGGATTCCTCACAGAGCACCAATGGGAGGACTGGTTATAGAATACTGAAGTGAGCCCCTAGACTTTTGTTTAATTAGTATGAAGTCcctatagtttttatattttttcaaATAGTTTGTTATTATTACCCTTTAGGTCTCTTTCCGTTTGTACAGAGGCAGATTATCGAGTATTTTGGGGTAGTTTTCTGGTGTTAATGAAAGAAATTAGGTTAAAAAATATTATAATGCTTGAGTTGGGTTTATATACGTTATGTTTCTTATTAAGAAAAGAAATGTAATTATGGTGATGTGGTAGATGCAATGGTAGTAATGTACTTTATGAAATATGAAATACTAGTGAagagacccgtggaatcacgggtttatcaaaaattatatacataaagccTAATTAGAGAATAGTTATATAGTGTCAAAGTAAGCGGGTCATCTGAACAGGTTATCATATTCAGGTCTAAATGAAAAGGGGAATGGTAATTCATACCCGAGCAACTGTTTTGAATTCAACTCCAATGTAACCACAACATCCTTATCAAATGCAGGATCCGTGAAAACAACGAGTTTACTAAAAAACACTAACTAAAAAATGCTTATACAGTATAAAAAAATACATAATCATTCAACAAATAGCACAAAAATGCAGCTGCTAAATTTAATAAAATTGCTTATATCCAATATTGTGTACCCAAATACACAAAGCCCTTTAGAAACGATTTTGATGAACCACTACTATATAAAGAGAACATTAGTATTTCATCAGAACACTCAAAAAATTTAATATGCAAACTAAAATATCATATCATAATACATGAATGACGAATTTATGATAGCAAATTGCAATGCTAATTCAACACTCTTGTCAACATTATTTATGAACAAAACTCATATTCACTGTAAAGTGTATAGACACCATTTTTCCTGTATATTCATTAACTTCTATTTCAGCTACACATGTTACTTAAAAACACAAGAAACAAAGCAAATATAAACGATTCCTGACTGCTAACGATTCCAACCACCAACTTACCCCCACAATTAACGTTAGTTTTTCTCAGAGCGTTCAAATACCCATAATGCTCAAGTAAATTAAAAAGATACTGGAAAAATGGATACCTTCGGTAGTTTAATATACACATATCTTCTTAATTGTATCTTGCACCTTCTTCCTCTTTAGTTAAGATACTGAAAAAACTTCAACTTAGAATGTAATATGTAATATACCCACCCTTAAATACATATGAAGTTTTTAGAATTCCATATCATAACAAAGAAAGAAACAAAAAGCAAAGTCATCATAGATGTTTACCTAAGTAAGTCATCATACATGTTTCTTTactatataattataaaaaaaactgCTTTGAGTCACATAATGCAAAATTAGTTCGCCTAAATAAGTCATTATATCATACACTGCATGTTCCTTAACAAATAGTAGAAAGTTAACCACTATTATAACCGAAACGTTTGATACAAACCTCGTGGCCTAACCCATTTACTGAAAAAAGTAGGATGACTAATACATCTTAAAACCTCCAATTTAACCTACAGTAAATGCATAAGAATTTATGATGTACTATAGCAATTTAGTATTAACTTTTTTTATAGTGGATAAGTACTCAATTTAGGTACTAACTTTCTAAAAGAGATTTAAATATTGAAACAAAAAGCTCTTAAAAGGAGATAATAAGTATAAAAACAAATCACTTTCCTTGAACAACAATTTAATTCATTGTAAATCTTGCTCATGGTATAATTTGAGACTTTCagaaaaaataaatataagtttttttgAGCTCACAAATTGTGCCACAACACTACTATGTATCTATTTCCTTCAGACATATCAACAAACACCTTTAGTGTACTTCTACAATTTTCATTAATCAATAACATGTCAAACCTTGAAATTCAATTCAAATAAAATTTACACGTCAATTAACtactcaattttttttttattattataaattcttCAAACTTTATATAAACAGACTAAGAGTGATCTTTACATACACACAATGTACAATTATATTAgatttataaataaaattaaaaaaaatactacGAAATACCTATTATACATACCGATTGAGGTGTTGTTTTTCTCGAATTTGAACTTCTACTTGCATATCATTTACGAAATACTCTTCTACTTCTCCATTTTCAGCCACCAGTAACAAATAATTCACGGATTTAGACCTAAAAATCTTCAAATTCAATAATtgttaaaaagaaaaagaagaagggtagaaagaaacCAAAAAATGTAAACAAACATAGATGTTGAATCTGAAGAAAATCTTGATTATATGATGCCTTTTTGAATCTGTATCTGAAAAATGAAGAAGAGGATGATATCAACTGAGGAATTGAATCCATAACAGAGATGAGAAACAGTAGAGGCTTATTAGTTTTTGTGAGTAGGGTTTTTTTGAAGAGAGTATAAGCGTGCTTTTTGATATCTATATAATCTATATTTGTCTTCTCAAAAAATTTAAGGCGTGCAGGATCTTGATTACTGGTCTTATTtagatattttattttatttaattatggaGTTTTATTAAAAAACCGTTTTTTATTAGATTTCTTAATTTTGTTAGATGGTTAAATAAAATTATAAATGAAATTTTTTTATGACATCACCATCCATGTCTcaaattttttctttttatttttaatttttttttaagctTTGGCATACCTTTTTAATGACATCATCTTTATAGACAAAtataagatagtaataataataataataataatagatgtgCTACTCTGTTATAGACTTTTGTTATATAGGCttttattatatgttttattagtggtTTTATAGACTTGCTATTAAGAAAAATATGTTCAAGTGCGTTTTTTATGTAATTAACAAACAACCCCATATTTAACCATTGTTAGTAACCTTATTTTCATTCGACGATACGTTGCTATCCATAGATTACGTAATTTGGTCAAGTGGATGCTCAGCAAGTGGGTTCAGTTTTGAAATATCAATGTTGACCCGATGTTTAGAAATATCAACTACTCCGTGTCACTTTTTGTTATATGGAGTATAATGATGATCTAGAACACAATTTAGTGGTATAAGCGTTGAAGAAATCCGAACTCGGGGAGTTCTCGGCGAGACCATTTCTTGGAGTTGTCGGGGAGAACTAGGGGAGTTCCCGGCGGTTGACTTTCGTTGATTTTTGGGATAATTTTTATGAtatccgagatttgaccgatttgatCGAGATTTGACCAAGATTTGACCCCGATTTCACCGATTTTTGGCCGAGAAACTCAATTTATCGGTCGTTGACCGATTAAATCGGGTCGCTGACCGATTTTTTGGCCGATTCCAAAACGAGAATTCAGCAGCAACTCCAAAAACGATTTCTCGACGAGGACTCGGCCAATTTtcccgatttttgcaaccttgagtATAAGGATCATCACAGTATCATCTTGGCTTGTGATCGTAAGAATCCTTCTGTGACTTATGATGGACCGAAGATTTTGATTATGTTTCAGTTTGAAAGGGATTTCTTGTTAGAATTTAAAATGCGCTAGAATATTATAAGTGGAAGTCCTTTTATGTGTCTAGCTGAATAAGATGAAGCTGCTAATGAAGAACTGATTTGGTTGTATTTAAGTAGAAGTCCTTAATTTGGTGTACGTGGTGTGTTCGAAGTCTGTAAATGTTGGCACACCCGGTTGGAAATCTAGTGTAATTGaaggatttaatctacacttgtaaatgggttaggaggtacggagtgtacacccattaagtgatagattacccggacccgaaagtggttttccattatcacaaatttgagtgattacggaagtattattcctgcactaggtgaaacatctccatcgtggaaataaaacaaacaactttatgaaaaggatttaatcgatttccttgatttggttgttggaaataaaacaaacaactttatgaaaaggatttaatcgatttccttgatttggttgttggaaataaaacaaacaactttatgaaaaggatttgttttagatttgaaaaggaaattagttagtgaaacatctccatcgtggaataatacttgtttttgggtgcctataaataaggactatcattcatgagaaaaaaatagatacaaaaacaccttaatactcttatgcaaaagagttcttgtttactgccaataacaagaactaatctctgtcttatcccaaagtgatattcgtgtaacccaagcaataagggtcgaataattactttctgataggtcagatcatgttgagattaagagaaatgataagataaagagagattcggtatgtaagcatgagactcggtattagagagaatcggtacaattacattccacagcttctagaactcggttacaatgcaatggctatctaattaggactacttaggttccttatatagccctcttctaaggaaccttcatttaagcttattttcacattaacactatacaacttccaggtcctaacaatctcccccttagtgttaaatgtgaactttacaatataatcctattttgaaatcttgagaggtccaaacgttagtttccatcgtgtgccatctggtttcgaaacttctacttgattttctgaaacttgtttagaaggtttccagacaccccacgcttttcttggatctccctcatataatggatattcatccatttccttgaaatatcttctctttctctgtccacgaagtatctcaaactgtcttgtacgaactcggagtttcagacgatctcttatatgctttatgaattctccaagacccattatcatgtcaatgtcatggaacttgctttgatgaatcttaagatacttcagtgcatccttaagtgttccatctgaatatttgttcagctcttcagtacgaatgaacaccttttctttttgagaatttacaaaaacaaacccttcgggttcgaattgcatttgaaacatcctcatatccttcagtccctctgtaaattgattcggacacgtaattcgaatctttttcctttttgcttcgagacctatttgaaaatcttcacgtctcatcagttcaattgtctccatcatgtatcttttcacagcttccaaagcttgagccttagcaaaaggtcgaatgatgatgatactgaggtagttgtagatgtgaatgatgtcaagcatgtcaagattatgaaaatctgcttctgtgaacttgtactctttctcatcttctctaataacgtggaactgactgatgacgtctttcttttcgcttatctctactccgactcgagtaatattcaacacttctgaaatacgatattttctttgaagccacaaatcatcttcatctttgttgatatgttttctccacataaactcataccaattcctttcacttgctgggagcaatcgtgaacctatataagtaagccttttactccttggtaattcattgatgcggaagatcttgtaagcattttcctcgatgaatgtgtttcgtaacgttataaaatcatgtcctactcccaacaataatcttggctcctgattcttaaagaatattccatgattgtatttgaatctggaattcactgtttcacttgatgtaggtgtaccagaagttgaactttcattagcatttgttggatttgaactcgatgagggtgtagaatttgatgaatgaccagtaggatttgttgcatcatcatcttcaatatgatcaaagatctcatcttcatttggattaacataaagattgtcttcatcgtcatcagaagaatccatttcatcatcactttctattactggttcaggattctcttcatctacaatctctacatcttccggaattgaagatactgatgataacttgcttagaatgacaaatccatcgtcatccgtctcttcaagatagaaatcactcaagttcaaatcctcatctaccagtccactatcagcctcgttatgaacaattggaattataacttgctcaggctccttatcttcaatttcatcatgtgtagaaaccatttctgattccatctgaacttgttgagcttgtgaagctgatgaagaccttacaccaccacccttagttgaaatgtttaccgttagatattctccatctactcctatctccccctcatggctattctgaggatcagaatcgtcatgttcatcatcacggtgaggactcaacggagaagagcaggaattaagtggatatcgaacacaagcacgaaacaatgcttgaagcgaagtgcgtcgaagaacatctagattgactctagaaaacatacgactgaaatattcttgctccaaagcatcatagaaaagtggtaaacgagaaggtgatggtggaaaagtaacaataggaacaccagcagcagcaactgttgaaggtgatgtcggtggaagtgtttgagttgccgtgagggaaggtaaggatgattgtgcgatactattcttatatgtagggctgtacatactactagtcaaattcgtgatatccccttctgatggaggttgggtaacaaccggagttgtcaccggcgaagtttctttcgaagcatccgcctccatgactttggtctcatgggactctgacagagtagtagaactacccgtctgtttagttctcgcagagatattgctatccccgactcctgaaatcattgatataccatgagttggcacatctctttcagttaaagactcttcctccagaccctgagattcagaattcggaagagaagtggtttgaaccaatggatcactttcatgaaccaagggaacagtctgctggaagtctgataaatatcccgaaggattgtcatgttgactcatttccatgggacgcggcagatcttcctcatcaagataagccggacctcgagaccctgttatacgttgaagtacaggaggatttctagctgatacgcagggtgccttttcaagatttttcggctccccttcggccgttctggacttcaatgattgagtttcctcaatcgattgagtcaacgcagactttactgcagaggaagactttacttccttagatgccgaagcaccttgctttgtaggatttattattaagtcctgtttagattggatgggcttagtggtcattttaccatccgtgcgtttagatctcttgcctaccgaagcttgcgcttcatttagcgtagggcttactgttattcttgaatgtgatacggagatgggtgagggtgacctaattggctctaggtcttggtccgtatcaccactggttggagtaactgtttggcggacgatgggtgtcgaagtcctagatctagttactcgttgggttggcggagtctgaatcatcttatcaggcatgtatcgagttctcttaggagaatgttcaggagatgattcagatgctgttgctgaagtgtcactgcttacttcgggtgttgtggaaagggttggttcaatcctagttggactaggttccctgatcctcacgggttgagcttggtgtgctaccctagatcgtttgaggttcaccctaagtggaggattagctggcccgggtggttgaactacaggttcctttacaacctctggggctggaaccacggcaggttcaacttgttcttgttgtaccgggttcggaagaggtattcctacagcctgaaaataagaacgcatacgagcgtcttggggttcagctagcctcactagccaatttggaattggcgcagtgaattgattatcagacaccataggggtgttaatcttcagctctccaaaccttttcatctgtaatccatgtgtacctggtacaaagatatttgcatttctgcaagcattgatagcatcatggataaagatacagaaaaaactttcacaagggatgtatgaaccccttggcttttcaacctgtgcctgaaccaaatcccatataagttctgcataatcaggattctctactcttgtgaatgagtagaaaagtttgagcatcggcacagttaagctatcagatccacttcttgtcatcaacaagcatctgttgatgattgagaagatcacataccaccttgagtgcagatatttcttctgaaacttagctggtggaacattggtagctcccacataaccaagatcaaagacagaagtcatcatttgctgagtagcaggaaaagcaggagcattctgtacaagaggaagtctgaatatcctcctaaagtatgcttttgtgatactcctgaatccttgtactcctctcagcctaaattcaaatctggctggttcgccctgtggattagtagcatttggttgtgtggcctccacaaatctgattgatctgttaagaatattcaagtctgtttctggcacactaactgtggagctcagagcaggccataaagtatgcctctctagaattgcagtccaatatttgcagggaatattggtttcagagttgataaagtgattgttcaccatttagctgtataaataagaaatagaagaccacaagatatttaacaaaaagcatatatctctattcttatttgcctttgaaatcctttttat
This genomic interval carries:
- the LOC139898570 gene encoding protein RGF1 INDUCIBLE TRANSCRIPTION FACTOR 1-like, coding for MGAGGPDEEDDKWPPWLKPLLSESFFGQCKLHADSHKSECNMYCLDCINGPLCSVCLNNHKEHHAIQIRRSSYHDVIRVSEIQKHLDINSVQTYVINSAKVVFLNERPQPRPGKCVTNTCEVCDRSLLDSFRFCSLGCKIAGTSGKFVKTRKVSPENKHLMTAVSDSEDLYGGLGRRRNNYEERVRSFSPSTPPLTAAVGMRTAKRRKGIPHRAPMGGLVIEY